The following are encoded together in the Serratia sp. UGAL515B_01 genome:
- the cysQ gene encoding 3'(2'),5'-bisphosphate nucleotidase CysQ — MIDQICKLSRDAGVAIMAVYNKEQLIDIEIKKDNSPVTAADLAAHRIIKSGLESMTPDIPLLSEEDPPAWNTRRNWSRYWLVDPLDGTKEFLHRNGEFTVNIALIEQGEAVMGVVYAPVLDVLYLADRGKAWKEEGGRRCEIGVSDAHPPLVVISRSHSDDELKDYLQQLGEHQTIAVGSSLKFCLVAEGKAQLYPRFGPTNIWDTAAGHAIAVAAGAQIRDWQGKPLQYTPRESFLNPGFRVSLF; from the coding sequence ATGATAGATCAGATTTGCAAGCTGTCCCGCGATGCGGGAGTGGCGATTATGGCGGTATATAATAAAGAGCAACTCATTGATATAGAAATAAAAAAAGATAATTCGCCAGTTACTGCCGCCGATTTGGCTGCGCACCGTATTATCAAATCTGGTCTAGAAAGTATGACACCGGATATACCGTTGTTGTCTGAAGAGGACCCGCCTGCTTGGAATACTCGTCGTAACTGGAGCCGTTATTGGTTGGTGGACCCACTCGATGGTACTAAAGAGTTCCTGCATCGTAACGGTGAGTTTACGGTCAATATTGCGTTGATCGAACAAGGTGAGGCGGTAATGGGAGTTGTCTATGCCCCTGTACTTGATGTGTTGTATCTTGCTGACCGTGGTAAAGCCTGGAAGGAAGAAGGTGGGCGACGCTGTGAGATCGGTGTGAGTGATGCCCATCCCCCTTTGGTGGTCATTAGCCGTTCCCACAGCGACGATGAGTTGAAAGATTATCTGCAACAATTAGGCGAACACCAAACTATCGCCGTGGGGTCATCGCTGAAGTTTTGCCTAGTCGCGGAAGGTAAAGCACAGTTGTATCCCCGTTTTGGACCAACCAACATTTGGGATACAGCAGCAGGGCATGCAATAGCTGTCGCCGCTGGGGCGCAGATACGCGATTGGCAGGGTAAACCGTTACAGTATACTCCCCGTGAGTCTTTCCTTAATCCTGGGTTTAGGGTTTCTCTGTTTTAG
- a CDS encoding YtfJ family protein, giving the protein MKKSSMFMMSLLLTPMLVCAHNLELQQRVAPIGISDKGELDYANEAFSYKDWNSAQLVGKVRVIQHIAGRSSAKDLNDPLIEAIKAAKLPHDRYQTTTIVNTDDAIVGTAIFVRNSIESSKKEFPWSQFIVDSNGNVKKAWELQPKSSAIVVLDKEGKIQFAKDGELTPQEVQQVIEMLHQLLK; this is encoded by the coding sequence ATGAAAAAAAGTAGCATGTTCATGATGTCGCTATTATTAACCCCAATGCTGGTCTGCGCCCACAATTTAGAGCTTCAGCAACGCGTAGCGCCCATTGGCATCAGCGATAAAGGGGAGTTGGATTACGCCAATGAGGCATTCAGTTACAAAGACTGGAACAGCGCACAACTCGTTGGCAAAGTGCGAGTGATACAGCATATTGCTGGCCGTAGCTCTGCCAAAGATTTGAACGATCCACTCATCGAAGCCATCAAGGCAGCCAAATTGCCTCATGATCGTTACCAAACGACAACCATCGTAAATACCGACGATGCCATCGTCGGAACAGCGATATTTGTTCGAAACAGTATCGAAAGCAGTAAGAAAGAATTCCCTTGGTCGCAGTTTATTGTCGACAGCAACGGCAATGTCAAAAAAGCATGGGAACTGCAACCGAAAAGTTCAGCGATTGTTGTTTTGGATAAAGAAGGAAAAATTCAGTTTGCCAAGGATGGGGAGCTGACACCACAAGAGGTGCAACAGGTGATAGAGATGTTGCACCAATTGCTAAAATAA
- a CDS encoding DUF1107 domain-containing protein codes for MRIFQRYNPLKVAMYVKTLFRGRLYIKDVGAFEFDKGKILLPKVRDKRHFNVMTEVNRQVLLLQTEM; via the coding sequence ATGAGAATCTTCCAGCGTTATAACCCACTCAAAGTTGCCATGTATGTGAAAACTCTGTTTCGAGGGCGGCTATACATCAAAGATGTCGGTGCGTTTGAATTCGACAAAGGAAAAATACTATTGCCTAAGGTCCGTGACAAACGCCACTTCAATGTTATGACGGAAGTGAATCGTCAAGTTCTTTTACTGCAAACTGAGATGTGA